Part of the Streptomyces europaeiscabiei genome is shown below.
TGATCATCGGGCGCAGTCTGCTCAAGGAGTACGCGATGTGACCAGCCCAGGGACAGCCGACGCATGTCTCCTCGCCGGTAATCCGGTAGGAAGGCTCTCGATCGGCAGGTTGAAGCACGACATTTTTCGGTATGACAATTTACCGACCCTGGTCATATACTGCGGCTTTGGATCAGGCCTTGTGTACGTCCGAACGTGACGGCGTCGGGCATGTCGACGGTTGGGGAGGCGTGGTATGGCTGAAACGGGGTCTGGGGCGGCGGAGAAGTTCCGGGCGCGACAGGTGACGCGGCCGCGTGATCAGGTGGAGCAGCAGATCAGGGAGGCGATCCTGGAGGGTCGTTTCGCCCAGGGGGAGAAGCTTCCGCCGGAGACGGAGCTGGCGAAGCAGTTCGGGGTGAGCCGTCCGACCGTGCGTGAGGCGTTGGGTGCGCTGGTGAGCGGCGGCCTCATCCGGAAGATTCCGGGCATGGCCGGCGGGAGTTTCGTCAACACGGTCACTCCGGATTCGCTCAGCCGCATGCTGAGTGAGTCGGTGGACACCATTTTGCGCCTGGGTGCCTTGGACATGCTCGAGTTGACCGATGTGCGGCGGGTGTTGGAGGTCCCGGCCGCCCGTCTGGCCGCTCGGCATCGGAGCGAGGAGCAGGTGGGCGAGCTGCGGTCGATCGTGGAGCGGCAGAGGACGACGACCATTGATGATCCGGGGATTCCCGGCTACGACCTGGCGTTCCACACGACTATCGGGCAGGCGTCGGGCAACCGGCTGCTGGCGGCGTTCATCGCCGCGGTGCACGATGCGACGCATCCGGCGCAGTACCTGGACGTGACCGCGGAAGTCGGGAAGCGGACAGTGAAGCAGCACATGGTGATCCTCGCGGCGATCGAGACTGGGGATGAGGACGCGGCCGCGGAGGCGATGCAGTCGCACCTCGACTACGTCCTGCGCTATTCGACCGCCCAGCCCAAGGCATAGTTCCACGCACGGCGACCTGAGTGACTCGTCTGAGTCGGCATCGCTCGTGCACGCACAAAAGCTGGTGTTCATGCGTGTGCCCTCCCAGCCAGCAGGCTGGGAGGGCACACGCATGAACCGCATCAATCGGCGTACCACTCCGCCATGAACTGGCTCTGGTCCGCGTCGGGGCCGAAGCGGTCGATGGCCTCCATGGTGAACTCCTCGACGAGGTGCCCGATCGGGGTGGCGTGCCCGAGGCTTTCCGCCATCTCGTTGGCCAGGTGGAGGTCCTTGAGCATCAACTGGAGCGTGAAGCCCTGCGCCCTGTAGGAGCCGCCGCTGAGGAGCTGGGGGAACGTGTTCTCCGTTGTGTAGTTACGGCTGCTCGACTTGTTGATGACCTCGACCACGGTGTCCTGGTCGATTCCGCACGCCTGCCCGAGACGAACGGCCTCGAGCGCGGCGAAGCGGTTGCAGCTGTTGAGCAGGTTGTTCACGAGCTTCATCGCGTGTCCCGTGCCCGCGGGACCCACGTGGAAGACATCAGGGGTCACGGCCAGCAGCAAGTCCCGGGCCTTGGCGAATGCCTGCTCGGAGCCTCCGACCATCAGGGTGGCCGTGCCGGCCCGGGCCCGTTTGACACCCCCGGCGATCGGCGCGTCGACGAAGTCGACGCCGAGTTCGGTGAGGGCAGAAACGATCTCCCTGTCCGTCGTGGGCGCCCCAGTGGTCGTGTCGATGACCAGAGTTCCCCGCGCGAAGTGCCGGGCGATTCCCTGGTCGCCCAGGAGGAGTTCGAGCACGTTCGCCGGTCCCGGTAGCGAAAGGAAGACGTACCGGCAGCGCTTGGCTGTCTCGTCCGCCGACACGAAGGTGGCGCCCCGGCTCACGAGTTCGTCAGCAGCCTGCCTGTTCAGATCGCTCACGTACAGATCGTGATCCGCCACGAGACGGCTTGCGATGGCCGAACCCATGGCGCCAACGCCGATGAACCCCAGCTTCTCGGACAATGGGTACCTCACTCACCTCACGGCCGATCCGGAGTCGACCAGCTCATGACCGTCGGTCGTGCTTGCGGGGAGGGGACGGGCCGGGTTCCGTGCCGCTTCCCAGGATCATCAGGCCCGCGGGTTGAAGGGGTCCTTGATGGTGTTGCCGGTGTCGATCCAGGCGGACTTGACCTCGGTGTACTCGTTCACGGCATGCATGCCGTTCTCTCGGCCGATGCCGCTCTCCTTGAAGCCGCCGAACGGGGCGACGTAATTGACCTTGCGGTAGTTGTTGATCCACACCGTGCCGGCGCGCAGGCGCTTGATCATCCGGTGCGCCAGCGCGATGTCTCGGGTCCAGACGCCTGCGGCCAGACCGAAACTGGTGTCGTTGGCGATGCGGACGGCGTCGTCCTCGTCACGGAACCGGATCAGTGAGGCCACCGGCCCGAACACTTCCTCCCGGGCGATGCGCATGTCGTTGGTGACCTCGGTGAACACCGTCGGCTCGACGAAGAGCCCCTTCTCCAGGGCGGGATCGTCCGGGCGCTTGCCTCCGGCGGCGAGCACCGCGCCCTCGGCCTTGGCGATGTCGATGTACCGCAGCACCTTGTCGTACTGTGCTCGGCAGGCGACCGTCCCCATTTCGCTCGCCGGGTCGCTCGGATCGCCCAGCCGGATCTGCGAGGCCCGGGTGGCGAGCGCCTTGGCGAAGTCGTCGTAGATGTCGTCGTGGACCAGGACGCGGGACCCCGCCATGCAGGTCTGGCCGGTGGCCGCGAAGATTCCGGCCATCACACCGTTGACGGCGTTGTCCAGATCGGCGTCGGGAAAGACGATGTTCGGTGACTTGCCCCCCAGCTCCAGCGACACACGGGCCAGCCGAGTGGCCGCAGTGGCCGCGATCTGCTTGCCGACCGAGGTCGAACCGGTGAACGAGATCTTGTCCACGCTGGGGTGAGCCACCAAGGCGGCTCCAGTCTCGCCAGCCCCGGTCACCACGTTGACCACACCGTCGGGGAAGCCCGCTTCCTTGATCAGCCGTGCGAACACCAACGTCGAAACCGGTGTCACCTCCGACGGCTTGACCACTACCGTGCATCCGGCCGCCAGCGCCGGCGCGAGCTTGGCCATCAACAGCATCAGCGGGCTGTTCCACGGCGTGATCAGGGCCACGACGCCGATCGGTTCACGCATCGTGAACGCCTGCATGTTCGGCACGCTTGTCGCCAGCGTCTCACCGATCGGGCTCTCGGCCACGCCAGCGAAGAAGTAGCAGTGGTTCGCGAGTGCCTTCGCCTGGTCGGCCACTTCGCGGATCAGCTTGCCGTTCTCGCGTACCTGCACCGTCGCCAGTTCGGTGGCGCTCTGTGTGATCAGGTCACCCAACCGGCGCAACAGGCCGGCACGCGCCAGGGGAGTCGCGCTCGACCACGGACCCTCCTCGAAGGCCCGCCGTGCTGCGGCCACCGCGGCATCCACGTCATCAGTGGTCGCCGTCGGCACCTCCGCCCAGTCCTCACCGTCGAACGGACTGGTGCACCTGAACGTCGAGCCGTCGGCGCTCGCCCGCCACTGACCGTCGATCAGTATCGAGAAGCTCTCGATCGGCATCTAGGACCTTCCTTTCCTGGGTGTGCGCCATGCGGCGCTGGGGTGGGCAGCGGGAGTGGTCCTGCGCGTCAGGGACGCGAGGGAGGAAGAAGCGGCCGTGAGACGGCCGGACCGGTACGAGGACGACTCGGCGAATGGCATGGAACTGCTGCCCACCTCGCGAATCTAGCCCTGGGCCTTCAGTCGGTCAACTGTCAGACAAAGGCAAGTGTGCATGCGATCCTGGCCTGCGGCCGTATTCATTGGGCGGCCCGGGGCTCAAGCCGACCGCCAGAAGTGGGCCTGCGGATTTCGCGGCGGGATCCGGCCGTTGCGGGCGGGGGGATCCGCACAGAGCGGCGCGAGCGTACGGGCGTCGCCCTCTCGCCGTGGCCGCTCGCCCCCAAGCCGAGGAGGTATTTCTCCTTCGCTGACGGTTGGCGCGCGGATCCGGGACGGCCTCCGCGAGTACGGCGCCGCTAAGTCACTACCATGAGAGGTGACGGCATGGCCAGAAATGGGCTGATATGGATGGGTGCACCAACGGCTTCCCGGTACCTCGGCGCAGGACCGGGAAATGTATTGCAGGGGCCTTGTACGGCCACTGCGGTCGTGGATGGCCAGGGCGGCATCTCCTTGTGGAGTCCGGAGGCGGAATCTCTCCTCGGCTATCGGGCGAGAGAGATCTATGGAACGCCTGCGGTGGATCTGCTGATCACCCCGGCGGACCGCGAAGCGGCGCTGGCAGCCGGCCGTAGACGGGGTGGAGCCGGGCAGGGCTGGGACGGTGTGCTGGCCATGAGACACCGAGACGGGCATGTGGTCCGGGTCGCGCTGCGCGTGCGTCCCGTACTAGGGGGTCAGGGGCAGGCCGGCTGGTCGGTCGGCGCCGCCGACGTGCGGCAGGTGGAGCGGTCGGAGTTCGATCAGGCGGTCCTCAAAGCGCTGTTCGAACAGGCCCCGATCTCGATCACCGTTGTGGGCACCGATCTGAAATTTCGCGCGGTCAATGCCGTGGCCATGCGGGATCTGGGCCTGCCAGCCGAGCGGATCATCGGGCGCCGCAACTATGAGGTCGCACCGGAGATCGACTTCCAGATAGCCGAGGAGCGCCTGCGCCGGGTGCGGGACACCGGCGAACCGGAGATCGGTTTCCCGGTGCGCGGTCGACTCCCGTCGGACGTGGAGCGCGAGGGCATGTGGTCCTCCTCATCGTTCCGGCTGACGGACTCGGCCGGCCACGTCCTCGGTATGTGCCAGACGTTCGTCGACGTCACCGAAGGCTATCGGGCCCAGGAGCGGCTGGAACTGCTGACCGAGGCCGGGGCGCGGATGGGCACCACGCTGGATGTGGAGCGCACCGCGCAGGAACTGGCCGACGTGGCCGTTCCCGGGCTGGCGGACTTCGCCGTCGTCGACCTGCTGGAGGCCACGGTGCGCGGGGAGGAGCCGGCTCCCGTGCCCGTGGCCGCGCCGGCGCTGCTTCGCCGGTCGGGAGTCCGATCGGTGCGGCCGGGGAATCCGGAGGCCGCGTATGTCATGAGCGAGAGGGTGACGTTTTCCCCGGGCACACCACAGGCTCGGTGCCTGGTGGGCGGGCGACCGGAACTCATGCGGAAGCTGGACGACGGCGAGCAGTCCACCTTCGATCCGCGCATCGTCGAGAAGATACGTGCGTCCGGCATCCGCTCGGCGATGGTCGTGCCGCTGCGGGCACGCGGGATCACGCTTGGTGTGGCTGTCTTCGCTCGTCACCGCGACTCCCCTCAGTATGATGAGGGGACTCTGGCCCTGGCCGAGGACTTCTGTTCGCGTGCAGCGGTGTGTATCGACAATGCCCGCCGCTACACCCGCGAACACACCACCGCTCTCGCTCTGCAGCGCAGCCTGCTGCCGCGCGAACTGCCTGACTCTCCTGCGGTGGATACCGCCTACCGGTACTTGCCCGCCGCCGACCACGCCAGCGCCGGCGGGGACTGGTTCGATGTCCTGTCCCTGTCCGGTGCCCGGGTCGCCCTGCTGGTCGGCGACGTCACCGGGCACGGCCTGCATGCGGCGGCCATCATGGGGCGCCTGCGCACCGCTGTCCACACCCTGGCGGATCTCGACCTCGACCCCGACGAGGTCCTCGCCCACCTCGACGATCTCGTCGTCCGCCTGGCTGAGGAGGATCCCGACTGTCAGGGCGCCAGCTGTCTGTACGCCGTCTATGACCCGGTCTCCCGCCTGTGCACCTTCGCGCGCGCCGGGCACCCCCCACCCGCCCTGGTACGCCCCGACGGAGCTGTGGAGTTCCTCGATGCCGTCCCGCCGGGCCCGCCGCTCGGCCTGGGCAGCCTGCCTTTCGAAACCGCCGAGTACCAACTCCCTGAGGGCAGTCTGCTCGCGCTGTACACGGACGGTCTCATCCAGGACCCGGGGCGCGACGTCGACGCCGCGCTGGACCGGCTGGCCCGCGTGCTGGCCGGTCCTGGCCGACCGCTGGAGCAGCTGGGTGACGCGGTGATGTCCACCCTCGTCGCCGAACGCCGCTCCGACGACGTGGCCCTGCTCCTCGCCCGCACCCGTGCCCTGCCAGCGGACCGGGTCGCCTCCTTCCAGCTGGCGGCCGACCCGGCCTTGGTGGCCCAGGCTCGATCCCTCGCCACCCGCCAGCTCGCCGAATGGGGCCTGGAACGGCTCGCTCTTACCACCGAACTCATCGTCAGCGAGCTGGTCACCAACGCCATCCGGCATGCACGTGGTCCAATCGC
Proteins encoded:
- a CDS encoding NAD(P)-dependent oxidoreductase, whose amino-acid sequence is MRYPLSEKLGFIGVGAMGSAIASRLVADHDLYVSDLNRQAADELVSRGATFVSADETAKRCRYVFLSLPGPANVLELLLGDQGIARHFARGTLVIDTTTGAPTTDREIVSALTELGVDFVDAPIAGGVKRARAGTATLMVGGSEQAFAKARDLLLAVTPDVFHVGPAGTGHAMKLVNNLLNSCNRFAALEAVRLGQACGIDQDTVVEVINKSSSRNYTTENTFPQLLSGGSYRAQGFTLQLMLKDLHLANEMAESLGHATPIGHLVEEFTMEAIDRFGPDADQSQFMAEWYAD
- a CDS encoding FadR/GntR family transcriptional regulator, translating into MAETGSGAAEKFRARQVTRPRDQVEQQIREAILEGRFAQGEKLPPETELAKQFGVSRPTVREALGALVSGGLIRKIPGMAGGSFVNTVTPDSLSRMLSESVDTILRLGALDMLELTDVRRVLEVPAARLAARHRSEEQVGELRSIVERQRTTTIDDPGIPGYDLAFHTTIGQASGNRLLAAFIAAVHDATHPAQYLDVTAEVGKRTVKQHMVILAAIETGDEDAAAEAMQSHLDYVLRYSTAQPKA
- a CDS encoding aldehyde dehydrogenase — encoded protein: MPIESFSILIDGQWRASADGSTFRCTSPFDGEDWAEVPTATTDDVDAAVAAARRAFEEGPWSSATPLARAGLLRRLGDLITQSATELATVQVRENGKLIREVADQAKALANHCYFFAGVAESPIGETLATSVPNMQAFTMREPIGVVALITPWNSPLMLLMAKLAPALAAGCTVVVKPSEVTPVSTLVFARLIKEAGFPDGVVNVVTGAGETGAALVAHPSVDKISFTGSTSVGKQIAATAATRLARVSLELGGKSPNIVFPDADLDNAVNGVMAGIFAATGQTCMAGSRVLVHDDIYDDFAKALATRASQIRLGDPSDPASEMGTVACRAQYDKVLRYIDIAKAEGAVLAAGGKRPDDPALEKGLFVEPTVFTEVTNDMRIAREEVFGPVASLIRFRDEDDAVRIANDTSFGLAAGVWTRDIALAHRMIKRLRAGTVWINNYRKVNYVAPFGGFKESGIGRENGMHAVNEYTEVKSAWIDTGNTIKDPFNPRA
- a CDS encoding SpoIIE family protein phosphatase translates to MRGDGMARNGLIWMGAPTASRYLGAGPGNVLQGPCTATAVVDGQGGISLWSPEAESLLGYRAREIYGTPAVDLLITPADREAALAAGRRRGGAGQGWDGVLAMRHRDGHVVRVALRVRPVLGGQGQAGWSVGAADVRQVERSEFDQAVLKALFEQAPISITVVGTDLKFRAVNAVAMRDLGLPAERIIGRRNYEVAPEIDFQIAEERLRRVRDTGEPEIGFPVRGRLPSDVEREGMWSSSSFRLTDSAGHVLGMCQTFVDVTEGYRAQERLELLTEAGARMGTTLDVERTAQELADVAVPGLADFAVVDLLEATVRGEEPAPVPVAAPALLRRSGVRSVRPGNPEAAYVMSERVTFSPGTPQARCLVGGRPELMRKLDDGEQSTFDPRIVEKIRASGIRSAMVVPLRARGITLGVAVFARHRDSPQYDEGTLALAEDFCSRAAVCIDNARRYTREHTTALALQRSLLPRELPDSPAVDTAYRYLPAADHASAGGDWFDVLSLSGARVALLVGDVTGHGLHAAAIMGRLRTAVHTLADLDLDPDEVLAHLDDLVVRLAEEDPDCQGASCLYAVYDPVSRLCTFARAGHPPPALVRPDGAVEFLDAVPPGPPLGLGSLPFETAEYQLPEGSLLALYTDGLIQDPGRDVDAALDRLARVLAGPGRPLEQLGDAVMSTLVAERRSDDVALLLARTRALPADRVASFQLAADPALVAQARSLATRQLAEWGLERLALTTELIVSELVTNAIRHARGPIAMRLIHTRTLICEVSDSSLSAPHLRHARTTDEGGRGLFLVAQLASRWGTRYTHDGKTIWAEQPLPPAETPGARMDEAVDLRTG